The Caenorhabditis elegans chromosome I genome includes the window CGTCAGACCACAAAACCATTTCATattaaaacaacaataaattattgatttaccAACACTTCTGATCCATAATAGGTGATCAGTGAAAcgaattttatcagtttttaattaaattgagaaataaaagATTGGAGAATAGGAAAACTTGATTGGGTACTTTAGAAAGGGCAAGCTTTTCGGATAATGGTTTTTAAATCTTTGTACAAAGATAAATGACATTTCTTGTGTGAAAATAGGCCTAGACCGGCCTAGAAAAGTGTGTCCGCGTGATGGTGGACGTGGAGCAGTGTGCAGTAAACCAAAATTCCacatattttggtttttcactcaaaaaaattacaacgtCAGAAGAAATACAtttcaataacttttaaaaactatttttcgataAGATTCATTCGCTCCTAATTATGCTAAATAACCTCCCAAAGTCTCAAGAATCGGTATTGAATAAATCCCTGTTTTAAACTTCACCGACATGAATATTTGACCTCATTCCCTTAGGTTTCGTCATATACGAAAACCGTCTAAGGTTTTTTCCATCCACTTTTTTCCTCAATTCTGTCGTTGTCATCGTCCATCAAATTGGCACATGCGTGAGGTATCCCCTCTCATCTTATTCTTTTCGTTGCGGGAGAGTTGTTTTGTATTCCGAATGACCTAGTTGCCAGTAGATTTGAATTGAGAGAGAAATtgagagagaaatagagaagtAGAGATGGTGAAGGAGGTCCCGGGTCGATGGCGCCAAGGTCAATTTGATCTACGTTCGTCTGGGCCTCTCGTCTCGTTTTCGATTGTTTTGGTGTTCGGTTCATAATATGATGAGAAccaaacatttaaaataggAATGTTCACAGCTTGGCTTCatttgttgaataaaattgaacatAGTTCCTAATCTGaagtaacaaaaataaattgttgatGTCTGATTCTCTCACGCACGAATTTAGGAAGTAAAGTAAAGATGGAAAGTTGACCTAAATGTCGGATTGATGTAATCAGACTACATTTATACATTTGATACCGAAACTAAAATTACCTTCTCTCATTCCCGCCTGCCTTCCGCCTGGAAAACGCCTTTTGAAGAATATGAAATGCTGATAAAATCAGAATAAGTACGAATAGTATCACCTTTACGACAATATTAACTCTTCGATTACAGGTTTTTTATATAggtactgaaaaatatccgAAGAAAGTTAGTAAATTACAATACGGATTGAACTTCATAAAACTGAACTTCAGTAGATTTTTAAAGAGGAATTTGGCTTACTATTAGGCTTATGctcaggcttaagcttaggcttaggctgaggctagGCTTAGGATTGGGcgtaggcttagtcttaggcttaggcataggcttaagcttaggcttaggtttaggcttaggctttgacTTAGCCTTACGTTGAAAGTACAAACagtgttttatttttccgtGCTTATCAAAAATACACCAGAAATTAATGTTTCAGTTATActaaaaatagcaaaaatttgGCACACCTCGACCCGCCGGAATGTCTTATTTTGACAGGGATTTAGTTTAATGAAAAGCGATGTTTAAGGTATATAAAGTTAGTACTAGAAACTTTTATGAATAGCTGTTCGCAATCATTTGTGTATTTGTCTATTCCTCTTACAAATTCTTATAATCTCATTCTCTGAATTCTCTTTTCCCCAATTTTAACATACAGAACAATAATGCGCAGGTACGGTTTGTAGTAGTATCCACTCTCATACTCTCTTTCTCGTCGTCCAATTCTTCTGAAGGCCATCTCCTCCTCCTCTTTCAACCGATTACCTCTTTCTCTTCTTCACCTCCAATATCGAAAATCTTTCCCTTTTTCTTGGATCTctctttgatttttccttttcctttctCGAATCCTTTCTCCTATTTTCCCGATGTTTAGATGCCGTTTAATCAGATCcgaatgaatttttatttttcgattttcatagTGATAGTGAAATGCGGGAGTGAGTAAGAGAGACTTTCTTTTTAAGACTGGATCTTCTTGTTTCATGGGAATTCCATCACTTTTCATCGCACttttttttatcacttttatCACTTTATCTCGACACGCTCAGATTTTCTGCCATCaaatagagtttttttttaatttttggaaaagaaggTTACAAATACtcaataaaaagaaaaagaagatacAGACGGTTTGTGACGTTCCAATCTGTAAACTAAACTGTCTGTTGCCATTAATTTGTACTCGCAAACGTTACACTTTTCTTTCTGAATTCTTTTTCTTAAATGTCACACTCCTATTGGGATTCTTAGTGTTTTTTGGCTTTTGTGATAAATAGGCACAGGCGTCTGTTTCTGCCTTAGCCTGCCTAGATTATAATTTTGGTGTACTTCACCAGTTGTAGGTACGAGGCAGGTATAGGTGGAACTCTGACTTTTCCcaatgaatttatttattgcTATAAAAACCACTATTTTGTTTTGCAATaattagaaatgaaaaaaaacagtaatttcAATTCTCGAAATATGAGCAAagttttgtcaatttctgtTTTGTGGTTATTTTTTGTGCCCTTATTTTCAACATtctcgaaattaaaaattattgaaaatttcaatttataacCCATTGAAGCCATtaacaaattatttgaaaagtcttATGCAAAGCTTCAAGGCATGCCTGTCTACCTACAAGATCATCGACGTCTGCGTTCGTTCGCCTCTTCAGTTTCCCTTCTCTCACCCTTTCAGCTGTCGAGGTGAAGCCTGAAATTCATCTGGATCTCAcaggatttttttgcaaaaaaaattgatagctGTAAAATTGCGGTGAGACGACCTTCTCTCTCCAatttcctcctcctcctccaaTGATTCTCGTATTCGCTTTTCGGGCGATTTCACCTTCGTACCAGTCGGTACAGGTCGGTGCGCGCGCTccacctctctctctctctcatatACCGATTTCTTTTCCGCAGTTTTCCATTGCGATTCTTTTACCACccatgagaagaagaagaagacgtaGTAGTTGTTGTAGAAGATCTTCGAGAGAGAAAAGACATTGTACAACAACTTGACCCCCAAAAATTGTGTTGAACAGCAGCAGCCAGTGCCCTAAAGAAAGAAGGTGAAggaaagaaaaggaaaataaaaacgaaatgaAGATGAGATTCTCAGGATGATGAGGGCAGGAAGAAGAAGGTGttataataattattgaatGAGGGAGAGAGACCTgtcaatttgaagaaatttaatGAGAATTTCCTTGACACAGGCAGCAATAATTGATTGAATTTGGGATTGTTTGTTCAAggatttgagaaatttcagaaatacgtTCCATTTAGTCTCGGTGATGCCTATTAACTAAATATCTGTCTTCACGGCGACCCACCCATGCCTACTGCCAAACTATGTGCACTTTTATTCCAATAATTAATTAATGAGTGAATTCACATTGTCCAAACAACGAAATCCGGAGTTAAGAATTAAAATAagcggtaggcaggcgcgcAAGCAAGTAGACATCAGGTAGTTATGCACTCCAGGTGACGTGGAAAAGTTATGGAACTTAAAGTTAGGATATctgagacatttttttttcttgcctGACATTGGTTGGTTTTATCACCGATCTATAGTATTGGAGCACGACGGTGACACCTTACATCTTACAAGCATCGTTTCAGAGTAACAAAATTTAAGACATCCTgccaaaacattttcgatCTAATCCATAAATTGACAGCACTTTTTGCTCCTAGAACCTTAGAAAAATTCACGACTTTCGTGGTAATTTATTATGCCGTCACAATTCTAAAGATTCCTTTCTGGTCAGCTACAAATTATGACATCAACCAAAAACTCTGAAACTGGTATTATCATTCACCTGACGAATGTCTTTGAAGTTCCGAATTGCATCCCTTTTACCAGATTCTGGATCGAGTTAAGTACAGTATCTAGAAATCTAATTCAAGTAAACCCTGCCATTTCCACCACGCAAAgctgttttgttttgaatgttCAGTTTCTAAAACCGTACACATTTCCCTTCTCTCTGCTTCAGGCCTTTCAATTTCCCTAATAGCCATTCGAATGCCAAAAGAAACCAAAAGCTTTTGCCCCCTCTCCGACGGCGCGTTCCCTTCTTTTCTCCTTCTTCCAACAAACATTGGCTAAAAGAGACGATCCTCTCCTCGAATCACTTTGGCGGATCTCTACAGGCCCGATATGCAAGAACAGGTTCAAGGGGAAGAAGAAGCCTCTCtgtgtcgtcgtcgtcgtcgtccaGCAGCGTCCATTATGCAAGAGAGTGCGCGAACAAATGGGGGGAAACCGGTCCCTTTCTCTGATTCTCTGATCCTCTCTTCAATCAGTGATCTCTCTTTGCTGTGTACAGCCATACCTCACACTCTTCGGAAGAGAAGAAGACCACCGTCGAATCCGAATCCATGGATGAATGGTCGTTGCGCGCGCGCGAGCGACAATTCTCGGGCGGCGTCATGACTGACCGTGACTCTGcatctctgaaatttcaatactaTTTATTATCCTTTTCTACCGTAATCCATTCTCTCACTCTCTTTGCTTCCAATTCGTCCCATCCAACAGTAGTAGCAGCAGCTATTTTCTCGCTTTTCCCCCTTTTGTACAAACTCTTATTATTCATCTCCTCCTTTTTATGAACGATCTtcctttacaatttttttagtacatttcaaatttgatttcataTTTGCCAAGCTACCGTATTCTTTTCCCAAATccccacatttttttgtttgaaagttgTCGGCTCCTTTTCTGAATTCTGAATCACACgtgtttcaaatgaaaaagacAAACAGATCTGACCCCGCCTCgctctttttcttctaaacttttaacttttttttctcacccgtcactttttttgaaagttgccAATTTAGGTTTTTTATACAAGCTCTGGAATTTGTGCCCGCGGTGATGGGAATTTTCGAGGtttatgaacaaaaattatgtgaacaagcttgaatttttctgaaatattaaaacaatCTTCAAATGAACTTGTTTGGTTTTCAGTTCTCCGGCACATATTCCTGAGCAACTCCCGTAggcttgaaattaaaaaattaagttttttcaaacttagccaattgttttagtttttattgtttaataCGAATTATTGGGAGTATCTAAAGcaatttgatgcaaaatccCCACAAGTCATAGTCCGTCTTTAAGGGTATTCCCTATATTAGTATTAAATCGGACTGCTCACCTTTTCAGCTAATatcttggttttttgtttagaTATCCGAAATTGCACAACTgcagaaatattgaaaattagtccgcaaatgtttttatagttgacagttttttgataCAACTAAAgagaaccgagatataagccgCGAAAGTTGAGCAACGAGGTTACTTGTTGGATCGACAATATGCATACCGTATTCCCTTGACAtcttaaaaaagtttcaattcagAAGCTCAACTCTGAAATTAacttggaattgaaaaaaattgagctattgaACTACTGCCtcttcagatttttcttgAGACGTTGACGCCTGACTTATGCCTGTCTACCTCTTATATTCTGTAATTTAGGTTTTCGTTCAGTTCTTGTTGACTTTTTCAGTAGGCAGTATTGAAgataggtaggcaggcgcaCATCCCGGACGCCTTAATAAGTtcctcctttaaaaaaaacattaatctATTATTGCACAACCTCCCATCATCTAACCCACCTACCGTAATCACCAACTTTCCCTTTTTGCTCTTCTTAACTCTGCACTCTCCTCGGTCACCCAGCTATTTCACCCCAATTCTTCGAGTTCTTCCTTATCAAGGtctttttgacaatttcggCGCCGTTTTCCTGATTCTCGCCCTCGCCTTTTCCCTCTCCGTGCTCTATTACTCTCTCGCtcttgttttgaaacttttatttgaattGGTTCACTTTTAATTTGTCTTtctttttgccaaaaattatttttattttaccagaatcatgttttcaatttcagaaaataaatctCTCTTCTCTTTTCCTTCGATctcattttaaacaaaacctGTAAAAAATGGGTCAAGGAAGTGGGGATGACGGTGTTCCGCCGGCACCGTTCTCTTCGGCTGCTGCGGCAGCTCACTCACCACCTCATTCTCCCCTTTCTGTCGGCGTTTCTTCTGCTTcatctgccacgtcatcatcttCCACACCGCCATCATCCACGTCACCTGCCGGAGTTTCAGCGTCAGGTAAGTTGTGATAGGATACTGTAACTCGGCCCCCTTGGCAGCCATCCGTGATCTACATTTGCGAAGAAATCGAATCAGCCAAATTCGTTTTTCTTCCCtccacttcttttttttccttttcggatttcttatcaaatttcaatgccGCCAAGCTTATCATCGCCGCGCTATCACTTATCATCAAAATGTTCTTTTCCCTCTTGAACTAGACGTGGACACCatataaaaaagaacaaatgaaagtgaaaacaaaaaaaacaatcacttcaaaatttaaaccgAAAGAAAAAACTGTGAAGCTGTCATTTTATAcaatgaacattttaatttcaggtgcGAGAAACGTTGAAACTGATTGGAAGCAGTCGGGAGATGAGAATCTTGCCGAATTATGTATATTTCATGTTCCAGACAAATCTGTTAGTTTGGTGAGTTCGTATTTTATAGTctataaagttttaaaaaccgagcctgcctgcctacatgtatatttctctaaaaaaatggttttggaacaaaaagttctctagaaatttggaaagttcaaAACGTTCCATAGAAAGTTTGAGATGTGCACTAAAAAGTTGCTTTTTTGCCGACCGTTTTTTTGCCAGGACTACAAAAATAGTATGAGAAAGTTAATATACAtcgaaaaaaaccatttcaattttaattccatttattttcagccaaatccAAAGCGAGCAGAATGCACACTTCCTATGAACCTAATTCTCAAGTCctcctcaaaaaatcgaaagaaatCGTCAATATGGTCATCTGATCATATTCCGAGAGGAGTCCGATTTGGCCCGCTCGTTGGAGAAATTCGTTTGGTAGATGTTGACACAGCACTTGTATGTCCTGCTGAAGCATCAATGGCTGGAGGTGGTCCAGCTCAAGAAGATGTTCCATTTGATGAAGCTCCGGAAGAGTGGAAGATCTATTCTCCATCAGGTGGCAGATTGAATAAAACGATTTGTGTGAAAGATGATGCGAGATCAAATTGGATGAAATACGTGGCAGCTGCTGAAGAGgaagattttcagaatcttgTTGCTGCACAAATTGGAAATGATATCTACTTTTACACAGTTAAAAAGATTGAAGCAAATACTGAATTATCATTTTGGTTCAGCAGGGACTACGCaaggaaattaaattattcaacAAGACCATACGTAAGAGTTCGAAGGCCAGCTACTCAACTGATTCCATCTGCACCACCAGCTTCTGCATCAACTGCAATTGCGAGTTTAGCAGAAACAATTGTGGCAATTGATTATTCAGTTAAAAAACTCATTGAATCACCCATTGATACACTCTCTACTGATGCTTCTTCTGCAAGTGACGAAGAAATGATTGATGTTGAAGAGCAGGAGAGCTGTACACGGCCTGTTGCAGAAGTCACACGGCCTAATGTTATCCAGAATCCAGTTGTGAGGCCTGTTGCAACCAAAGTCAATAATTTCCCGGGAATACCCGTTCGACTTGGCAATTTTTATGCAAGTCCGTTGGTGGATTTTAAAGAGTTCATGAGGAAATCCCTTCAATTAAGTGAGTTTATTAATCCCACTCTGAATCTCTGAtaagctgaaattgaaaattttgaaaatgtaacacttttttttgaagtttttttcacTGGAGATGCAAAAAGTTGCTTAACATTTTGTTAACAAAACTTATCAGAAACAGCTAAAAACGCCATATGTCCTTGATGGGGATTAAGCTTCTGTCGACAAACAAGATACAtttgtatactttttttttgtttttaacacATCAACTTAAGtttaacaatattttcagtttgttaaaattgtttcctcaatcaattaaattatcaaattgttTATGCTTTACTATACTTTTTAATTAGTGATCTACCTGTTTTCGGATTTTCGGCAGCTTTTATCCCGTGCGGATGTGGTTTTATCAacggaaaagttttcaaaatacatgTTGTATgtttattcataattttatagCTTACTGTTAACTGCTAAGTTAAAAACAAACTGGGGCGTCCTAAAAAGTCCTGAAAACAATTGAACCCTATTTCAGAACTAGTTGATACCTCAATGTTTGTGTCCCCTGTTGCTCAAACAACAGCCGCAATAACTGCCACTGGTGGAAGATCCGGCCAGCCGATTGATGTGCAGCCAGTACTTGCAGCAACTGCAGGAGCTCATTTTGGAAACTATGCAGCAATTTATGGGAGTCAAGATTTCCAGCATGAGCTATCAAAACCTCTGTACACATCTGCGTCTCCAGCATtcggaggtggtggtggtatGGGTGGAGGATTTGGAATGGGTGGAAGTGCCCATACTTCTTCATTTCATCAACTTCCATTTGTTAATCATTCGTCTTCATCACACAATGATTCATCATTTAATGGAGTTCCAAATGTAAGTTTTACCAAAgaagatttttaatttgttgaaCTTGATGGTTGatgggaaaatattttgaaacattctttttaaaaaacagttgatatttaaatgtttaatactagattttttaatttttttaaattatatattttttataatttttgaccCTGCCTCTATTTATCTCTACCTTTTATCTCTACCTTTTCTATGTTGATCCCAATAAAATTAGCAAAGTTTTGATACATAAATCAATTGATTACCGGGTGCTTTTTTGtaaatctttttcaaatcagGGCGCAAGGAGGGCGATTCACACGCCTAGACCTGGTAAAATGTCTAGTTATtccttttcatattttctacatgaaaataaatttaaattaaaatttttcagtacgTGCAACAacaggaaaatggaaaaacgagATACGCTTGCAAAGACTGCAACAAAACATTCGGACAGCTTTCGAATCTTAAAGTTCATGTCAGGTTAgaacttttcttattttccaattatttttttactttcaacATTTCAGAACGCACACCGGCGAACGTCCATTCAAATGTGAAATTTGCACAAAAGAGTTCACACAGcttgctcatcttcagaagCATCATCTTGTTCATACCGGAGAACGTCCTCATCGCTGTGATATTTGTGATAAGCGATTCTCGTCGActtctaatttaaaaactcatcTTCGACTTCACAATGGTCAGAAGCCGTATACGTGTGATGTTTGTGATGCCAAGTTCACTCAATACGTTCATCTAAGACTTCATAAACGTCTGCATGCAAACGAAAGACCGTATAGTTGTGGAACATGTGGAAAGAAATATATTTCACCGAGTGGATTGAGAACTCATTGGAAAACAACTACATGTAAAGAAGAGGATATGAAAGACTCGATGAGGGATGATTTAATGGATATCAAAGGCGAAATCGATGAAGGATCAATGTCAGGGTCGGGTTATGGAAATCTGGGAATCTTTGAAAATACACTGGTAAGTAATGAAGATTATATCGAGTTATACATGTTCCGCCGTTTTTTACAAAATGGAAactaagttttaaaaagttgatcaaatttttaatactgtCCAAGTTTAAGTCGACAACGTTTCCTCTAATAGTATTGACCCACTTTTCCTAACTTTGTAAGTTCATATCTTAGTTGCCTAtggttttatcgaaaaatttctaactgagaaaatattgaatttgtgaaacatttggaaaaatatcttTAGTGGACCGAGATATGAGATGTCAAAGTAGAGTAAGTGGGCGCAAgactaatagaagaaatacggtcgtgaataaatttttttgctcgaGTTTTAGTTTTCGAGCTTTAGAAGAAATCAAGTAAATTACTAACAACAGCTTTGCTTCTGCTTACATTTTCACTGCTTTCAGAACTCCGAACTCAAGCGGCCACTTATGCCAATCGAAACCATTTATAGTGTAAGCTTTTATATTCGGCTTCATCATGCatacaaataaatatttcttatCTCACTTTCCCATTCTCATcctacaattttcagaaatacaaTCTTCCCAACGCCTCCCTCCTCGGTCAAGGTCCAAGTGGAATGCAAGAACAACAGGCTCCACCACCAACATCTCAACAGCAGCAACACATGATGTATGGAAACACAATGGGACATATGGGACAAGGATCCCATCTTCAGGggccaccaccacctccacaaCATTTCCAAATGGATCATAGTGGAATGCAGAATGGAGGAGGTATTCCACATCAACATCAACTTATTCAAGGAGGTCCATCATCTGGATCTGGTCAACAGCAACATCCACAACATAATGGGATTCATAGGCTTcctgatttgaaaaatccccTACTTCCAAGCCTCGGATTGCCGCATTATCCATAATTATCATATTTATAACTTTATGAAAACACTACCCGTCTCCCACAATCCAGTCATATCATTTGTACTTGAGCTTCTGTGTAGGAATTAATGCCTCCACTGCGTGCCTCACAGCACTGCCTATTTTGGTAGAATAACGCaaatttcatctgaaaaaagttaatgtgAGAATGTAGATATAGAAAGATGTTTGTTAAGttcgaaaattcattttatttctatatccggatatttttctatattttaacattaattttttattgaaaaaataatttaaccAAAATTAGCAGTTTTTGGAGTGCCTGTAGGCAGGCGTGTAGGCATTTTATACCTACACAAGAGCCCCTGCTTGCTTCTCCAGCATCTtagcattttcattttttactatgctactcaaatattttcagatcccTTTTACCAGTTTGTTTATAAGCCAGGTAGAAAACAAttagatcaatttttttcgcaaaatctCAAATTGTTCTTACACCTTCCTGCCCCTTTCTCCATCCTCCCATTCCAGAACGAGTCTCTCATAATATTAATtgtattcaaaaacttcaaattcaaataattccaCAAAGAACCTGAGTTAAAGTTCAAATAGTTCGTTTCTCAAAATTATCAGAtttaatataattatttttttgaaatcttccaTATACACCGCCTAAACCTATATTATCTTTTCATTCTCTCATTGTCTCTTGCTTTATCAGTCCCCTTTCATTCTTATCActgtcaaaattttctattttttattcaacaatttccatcaaaatctTCCGGCATTTCAACACACCTATCTGTGATCATActttcattatatttttgcaatttctttcTAGAAGttgtttctattttctaactttttcaaaacaatatcttgtctaattttgtatgtatatatataaactttgaaaacttgataGGATTACATACATActaattttctcgaaaatttccggcaaatcggcaaaccggtgaggtgccaaatttgccggaaaaacggcaaatcggtaagttgccacaattgaaatttccggcaaatcggcaaaccggcaaagtgccgaatttgtcgaaattgaaaatttccagcaaatcggcaaatcggtaagttgccagaattgaaatttccggcaaatcggcaaattgacggaattgaaatttcccgatttgccgtaattgaaaatttccggcaaatcggcaaaccggcaacttgccggaattgaaatttcccgatttgccgtaattgaaaatttccggcaaatcggcaaaccggcaacttgccggaattgaaatttcccgatttgccggaattgaaacttccggcaaatcggcaaaccgacagcttgccggaattgaaatttcccgatttgccgaaattgaaatttccggcaaatcggcaaaccggcaaagtgccgaatttgtcgaaattgaaaatttccagcaaatcggcaaatcggcaagttgccagaattgaaatttccggcaaatcggtaaattgacggaattgaaatttccagcaaatcggcaaatcggcaaattgccagaattgaaatttccggcaaatcggcaaattgacggaattgaaatttcccgatttgccgtaattgaaaatttccggcaaatcggcaaaccggcaacttgccggaattgaaatttcccgaattggcgtaattgaaatttccggcaaatccgcaaaccggcaacttgccggaattgaaatttcccgatttgccgaaattgaaatttctggcaaatcggcagacaGGCGAAATGCCGAACTTGtcgaaattgataatttccagcaaatcggcaaatcgcaaattgccagaattgaaatttccggcaaatcggcaaattgacggaattgaa containing:
- the blmp-1 gene encoding B lymphocyte-induced maturation protein 1 homolog (Confirmed by transcript evidence) → MGQGSGDDGVPPAPFSSAAAAAHSPPHSPLSVGVSSASSATSSSSTPPSSTSPAGVSASGARNVETDWKQSGDENLAELCIFHVPDKSVSLPNPKRAECTLPMNLILKSSSKNRKKSSIWSSDHIPRGVRFGPLVGEIRLVDVDTALVCPAEASMAGGGPAQEDVPFDEAPEEWKIYSPSGGRLNKTICVKDDARSNWMKYVAAAEEEDFQNLVAAQIGNDIYFYTVKKIEANTELSFWFSRDYARKLNYSTRPYVRVRRPATQLIPSAPPASASTAIASLAETIVAIDYSVKKLIESPIDTLSTDASSASDEEMIDVEEQESCTRPVAEVTRPNVIQNPVVRPVATKVNNFPGIPVRLGNFYASPLVDFKEFMRKSLQLKLVDTSMFVSPVAQTTAAITATGGRSGQPIDVQPVLAATAGAHFGNYAAIYGSQDFQHELSKPLYTSASPAFGGGGGMGGGFGMGGSAHTSSFHQLPFVNHSSSSHNDSSFNGVPNYVQQQENGKTRYACKDCNKTFGQLSNLKVHVRTHTGERPFKCEICTKEFTQLAHLQKHHLVHTGERPHRCDICDKRFSSTSNLKTHLRLHNGQKPYTCDVCDAKFTQYVHLRLHKRLHANERPYSCGTCGKKYISPSGLRTHWKTTTCKEEDMKDSMRDDLMDIKGEIDEGSMSGSGYGNLGIFENTLNSELKRPLMPIETIYSKYNLPNASLLGQGPSGMQEQQAPPPTSQQQQHMMYGNTMGHMGQGSHLQGPPPPPQHFQMDHSGMQNGGGIPHQHQLIQGGPSSGSGQQQHPQHNGIHRLPDLKNPLLPSLGLPHYP
- the blmp-1 gene encoding B lymphocyte-induced maturation protein 1 homolog (Confirmed by transcript evidence), with protein sequence MGQGSGDDGVPPAPFSSAAAAAHSPPHSPLSVGVSSASSATSSSSTPPSSTSPAGVSASGARNVETDWKQSGDENLAELCIFHVPDKSVSLPNPKRAECTLPMNLILKSSSKNRKKSSIWSSDHIPRGVRFGPLVGEIRLVDVDTALVCPAEASMAGGGPAQEDVPFDEAPEEWKIYSPSGGRLNKTICVKDDARSNWMKYVAAAEEEDFQNLVAAQIGNDIYFYTVKKIEANTELSFWFSRDYARKLNYSTRPYVRVRRPATQLIPSAPPASASTAIASLAETIVAIDYSVKKLIESPIDTLSTDASSASDEEMIDVEEQESCTRPVAEVTRPNVIQNPVVRPVATKVNNFPGIPVRLGNFYASPLVDFKEFMRKSLQLKLVDTSMFVSPVAQTTAAITATGGRSGQPIDVQPVLAATAGAHFGNYAAIYGSQDFQHELSKPLYTSASPAFGGGGGMGGGFGMGGSAHTSSFHQLPFVNHSSSSHNDSSFNGVPNYVQQQENGKTRYACKDCNKTFGQLSNLKVHVRTHTGERPFKCEICTKEFTQLAHLQKHHLVHTGERPHRCDICDKRFSSTSNLKTHLRLHNGQKPYTCDVCDAKFTQYVHLRLHKRLHANERPYSCGTCGKKYISPSGLRTHWKTTTCKEEDMKDSMRDDLMDIKGEIDEGSMSGSGYGNLGIFENTLKYNLPNASLLGQGPSGMQEQQAPPPTSQQQQHMMYGNTMGHMGQGSHLQGPPPPPQHFQMDHSGMQNGGGIPHQHQLIQGGPSSGSGQQQHPQHNGIHRLPDLKNPLLPSLGLPHYP